One Kitasatospora sp. NBC_01287 DNA window includes the following coding sequences:
- a CDS encoding SDR family NAD(P)-dependent oxidoreductase: protein MTEQTCRRFQGRVALITGAASGIGAATARRLAAEGAAVVAIDIADPAGQAVVEAIRREGGQAEYRHGDVTSAAMWDELAAHVRSRYGRLDVLHSNAYAVVVKPAHELTEVEWDTQLAVTLKASWLAIRAFAQALQDSAGAVVLTSSVHALVGLPGHPAYAAAKGALCAMGRQLAVEYGPRVRVNTIVPGPVMTAAWDRVDEAGRADSVGETVAKRFGRPEEVAAAVAFLASSDASFVTGVSLVVDGGWSVVKASS, encoded by the coding sequence GTGACTGAGCAGACCTGTCGAAGATTCCAGGGCCGCGTCGCCCTGATCACCGGTGCCGCAAGCGGCATCGGCGCCGCCACAGCGAGGCGGCTGGCCGCCGAGGGGGCGGCCGTGGTGGCCATCGACATCGCCGACCCGGCCGGGCAGGCCGTGGTCGAGGCGATCAGGCGGGAGGGCGGCCAGGCCGAGTACCGGCACGGCGACGTGACCTCCGCGGCGATGTGGGACGAGCTGGCCGCGCACGTGCGGAGCCGGTACGGACGGCTGGACGTGCTGCACAGCAACGCCTACGCCGTCGTCGTCAAACCCGCCCACGAGTTGACCGAAGTCGAGTGGGACACCCAGCTCGCGGTCACGCTCAAGGCCTCCTGGCTGGCCATCCGCGCCTTCGCCCAGGCCCTGCAGGACAGTGCGGGCGCGGTGGTGCTCACCTCCTCGGTGCACGCGCTGGTCGGCCTGCCGGGCCACCCGGCGTATGCCGCCGCCAAGGGCGCCCTGTGCGCGATGGGCCGTCAGCTCGCCGTCGAGTACGGCCCGCGGGTCCGCGTCAACACCATCGTGCCCGGGCCCGTCATGACCGCGGCCTGGGACCGGGTGGACGAGGCCGGACGGGCCGACAGCGTCGGCGAGACCGTCGCCAAGCGCTTCGGCCGGCCCGAGGAGGTCGCGGCAGCCGTGGCGTTCCTCGCCTCCTCGGACGCCTCCTTCGTCACCGGCGTGAGCCTGGTGGTGGACGGCGGCTGGTCCGTCGTCAAGGCTTCCTCGTGA
- a CDS encoding 4'-phosphopantetheinyl transferase, with protein MIEELLPDGVASACVFEDLPADADGALFPAESAAVSKAVPRRQAEFRTVRGCARRALGELGVPAVELLPGRRGATAWPPGISGSMTHCPGFRAAAVARTQHAASIGIDAEPNLPTPEVVLRSATLPPEHRAVTALSDHRPEIRWDRLLFSAKESVFKAWYPLMRRELEFYQAEIEIDPNAGTFTAQLLVPGPVVAGRRLDTFSGRWLVRRGLIVTAITLPGSPEEEAHEPTERQADGLASPEER; from the coding sequence GTGATCGAGGAGCTACTGCCCGACGGCGTCGCCTCGGCCTGCGTGTTCGAGGACCTCCCGGCCGACGCCGACGGCGCTCTCTTCCCCGCGGAGTCGGCCGCCGTCTCGAAGGCGGTACCGCGGCGGCAGGCGGAGTTCAGGACCGTGCGCGGCTGCGCCCGGCGCGCCCTCGGGGAGCTCGGCGTACCCGCGGTCGAGCTGCTTCCGGGCAGACGAGGCGCGACCGCCTGGCCACCGGGGATCAGCGGGAGCATGACGCACTGCCCCGGTTTCCGCGCCGCGGCCGTCGCCCGCACCCAGCACGCCGCTTCGATCGGCATCGACGCGGAACCGAACCTGCCGACGCCCGAGGTCGTGCTGCGCAGCGCCACCCTGCCACCGGAGCACCGGGCGGTCACGGCCCTGTCGGACCACCGGCCCGAGATCCGCTGGGACCGGCTGCTCTTCAGCGCCAAGGAGTCCGTCTTCAAGGCCTGGTACCCGCTGATGCGGCGTGAACTCGAGTTCTACCAGGCCGAGATCGAGATCGACCCGAACGCGGGCACCTTCACGGCACAGCTGCTGGTGCCCGGCCCGGTGGTGGCCGGGCGACGCCTGGACACGTTCTCCGGCCGATGGCTCGTCCGGCGCGGCCTCATCGTGACCGCGATCACGCTGCCCGGATCGCCCGAGGAGGAGGCGCACGAACCGACGGAGCGGCAGGCGGACGGCCTGGCCTCGCCGGAAGAACGCTGA
- a CDS encoding cytochrome P450, translating into MDTHDNSATDLRAYPFEEFTGVLSDELAKVVENEPVSRVRLPSGAPAWLVTGYDEVCQVLTDPRITRMVGRDGPRIGVSSMAPDAPRRSINMDGAPHAALRRLASRPFSARRMEALRPRVQEIADELIDALLAEGGPADLVSGFAQPLPMRVICELLGVPPEDRSRFSAWSDAILSVTAHSPEQVRDAMIALAGYLNAAVAAKRVAPADDLLSQWIAAQAEDEELTDEELVDLAVSVLIAGHETTVNAIGTGMVVLLRNPGQLDALRAEPARTERVVEELLRVAMPSDLFRIMVALEDVEVGGTTVAAGDAVMPLPFAANFDPKKFGCPHDFAPDRAETSHLTFGYGAHFCLGAALARLELDIAFTTLLARLPELRAGGDLDALKWRAGLAVSGPEKVEITWS; encoded by the coding sequence ATGGACACCCACGACAACTCAGCCACCGACCTGCGCGCCTACCCCTTCGAGGAGTTCACCGGCGTGCTGTCCGACGAACTCGCCAAGGTGGTCGAGAACGAGCCGGTGAGCCGGGTGCGGCTGCCCAGCGGTGCCCCCGCGTGGCTGGTGACCGGCTATGACGAGGTCTGCCAGGTGCTCACCGACCCGCGGATCACCCGCATGGTCGGCCGCGACGGGCCGCGCATCGGGGTGTCCTCCATGGCGCCCGACGCGCCCCGCCGCTCCATCAACATGGACGGCGCACCGCACGCCGCCCTGCGCCGCCTCGCCTCCCGCCCCTTCAGCGCCCGCCGCATGGAGGCGCTGCGCCCGCGCGTGCAGGAGATAGCGGACGAGCTGATCGACGCCCTGCTCGCCGAGGGCGGCCCGGCGGACCTGGTGAGCGGGTTCGCCCAGCCCCTGCCCATGCGGGTCATCTGCGAACTGCTGGGTGTGCCGCCGGAGGACCGCTCCCGCTTCTCGGCCTGGTCCGACGCGATCCTCTCGGTGACCGCGCACAGCCCCGAGCAGGTGCGGGACGCGATGATCGCGCTGGCCGGCTACCTCAACGCCGCCGTCGCCGCCAAGCGCGTCGCCCCCGCCGACGACCTGCTCTCGCAGTGGATCGCCGCCCAGGCCGAGGACGAGGAGCTGACCGACGAGGAGTTGGTCGACCTGGCCGTCTCGGTGCTGATCGCCGGGCACGAGACCACCGTCAACGCCATCGGGACCGGCATGGTGGTCCTGCTGCGCAACCCCGGGCAGCTCGACGCGCTGCGCGCCGAACCCGCCCGCACCGAGCGGGTCGTCGAGGAACTGCTGCGGGTCGCCATGCCCAGCGACCTCTTCCGCATCATGGTCGCCCTGGAGGACGTCGAGGTCGGCGGGACGACGGTGGCCGCCGGCGACGCGGTGATGCCGCTGCCCTTCGCCGCGAACTTCGACCCCAAGAAGTTCGGCTGCCCGCACGACTTCGCCCCGGACCGCGCCGAGACCTCCCACCTCACCTTCGGCTACGGCGCCCACTTCTGCCTCGGTGCCGCATTGGCCCGCCTGGAGCTGGACATCGCCTTCACCACCCTGCTGGCCCGCCTTCCCGAGCTGCGGGCGGGCGGCGACCTCGATGCCCTGAAGTGGCGGGCGGGCCTGGCCGTCAGCGGTCCCGAGAAGGTGGAGATCACCTGGTCCTGA
- the dgoD gene encoding galactonate dehydratase — protein MKITSLETYLVAPRWLFLRVATDEGITGWGEPVVEGRAETVRAAVRELADHLIGEDPLRIEHHWQTLTKGGFYRGGPVLSSAVAGIDQALWDIAGKVHGVPVHQLLGGHVRDRVRMYAWIGGDSPADVAELAQAQVEAGFTAVKMNGSAQMRPIDTPARTQAVIDRVAAVREVLGEERDVAIDFHGRMSTAMSRRLLPLLEPLQPMFVEEPVLPEHSRDLRRLVDSTSVPLAVGERLYSRSDFRDVLATGIAVAQPDVSHAGGISEVRRIASLAEVHDVVMAPHCPLGPIALAASLQLAFAIPNFLIQEQGIGIHYNRGDDLLDYLLDPEPFRFTDGHANRPTGPGLGIDIDEDAVRRAAERGHRWRNPVWHHPDGSFAEW, from the coding sequence ATGAAGATCACATCATTGGAGACGTACCTCGTCGCCCCGCGCTGGCTGTTCCTGCGCGTCGCCACCGACGAGGGGATCACCGGCTGGGGCGAGCCCGTCGTCGAAGGCCGCGCCGAGACCGTGCGGGCCGCCGTGCGCGAACTCGCCGACCACCTGATCGGCGAGGACCCGCTGCGCATCGAGCACCACTGGCAGACCCTCACCAAGGGTGGCTTCTACCGGGGCGGCCCGGTGCTCTCCAGCGCGGTCGCCGGTATCGACCAGGCACTGTGGGACATCGCCGGCAAGGTCCACGGCGTTCCGGTCCACCAGCTGCTCGGCGGCCACGTCCGCGACCGGGTGCGGATGTACGCCTGGATCGGCGGTGACAGCCCCGCCGACGTCGCCGAACTCGCCCAGGCCCAGGTCGAGGCCGGCTTCACCGCCGTCAAGATGAACGGCTCGGCGCAGATGCGCCCGATCGACACCCCCGCCCGGACCCAGGCCGTCATCGACCGGGTGGCCGCCGTCCGCGAGGTCCTCGGCGAGGAGCGCGACGTGGCCATCGACTTCCACGGCCGGATGTCCACCGCCATGTCCCGGCGGCTGCTGCCCCTGCTGGAGCCGCTGCAGCCGATGTTCGTCGAGGAACCCGTCCTCCCCGAGCACTCCCGCGACCTGCGCCGCCTCGTCGACTCGACCTCCGTCCCGCTTGCCGTGGGTGAGCGGCTCTACTCCCGCTCCGACTTCCGGGACGTACTCGCCACCGGCATCGCGGTCGCCCAGCCCGACGTCTCGCACGCCGGTGGAATCTCCGAGGTGCGGCGCATCGCGTCGCTCGCCGAGGTCCACGATGTCGTGATGGCGCCGCACTGCCCCCTCGGTCCGATCGCCCTCGCGGCCAGTCTCCAACTCGCCTTCGCGATACCGAACTTCCTCATCCAGGAACAGGGCATCGGGATCCACTACAACCGCGGCGACGACCTGCTGGACTACCTCCTCGACCCCGAGCCGTTCCGCTTCACCGACGGCCACGCCAACCGGCCCACCGGCCCGGGCCTCGGCATCGACATCGACGAGGACGCCGTGCGCCGGGCCGCCGAGCGCGGCCACCGCTGGCGCAATCCCGTCTGGCACCACCCGGACGGCTCGTTCGCCGAATGGTGA
- a CDS encoding bifunctional 4-hydroxy-2-oxoglutarate aldolase/2-dehydro-3-deoxy-phosphogluconate aldolase encodes MNLTELPYRTMAIVRGTDRDAALRAVLTLAEEGVTATEVSLTTPGALWVIEQARRELGPHVTLGAGTVLTCEDAVRAADAGASFLVTPGLGRDPGHGTWPELPVLMGALTPSEVITATERGALAVKLFPASLGGPGYLKALRDPFPTVPFVPVGGIDTASALAHLAAGAVAVGVGSPLVGDAASGGDLDALRERVARWRTALTEEIAA; translated from the coding sequence ATGAACCTGACCGAACTGCCGTACCGGACGATGGCCATCGTGCGCGGCACCGACCGTGACGCGGCGCTCAGAGCCGTCCTCACCCTCGCCGAGGAGGGCGTCACCGCCACCGAGGTCTCCCTCACCACTCCCGGCGCCCTGTGGGTGATCGAACAGGCCCGCCGTGAACTCGGCCCGCACGTAACTCTCGGCGCCGGCACCGTCCTGACCTGTGAGGACGCCGTCCGCGCCGCCGACGCCGGCGCGAGCTTCCTCGTCACTCCCGGCCTCGGCAGAGATCCGGGTCACGGCACCTGGCCCGAACTCCCCGTGCTGATGGGCGCGCTGACGCCCAGCGAGGTGATCACCGCGACCGAGCGCGGAGCCCTCGCGGTCAAGCTCTTCCCCGCCTCCCTGGGCGGCCCCGGCTACCTGAAGGCCTTGCGGGACCCCTTCCCCACTGTCCCGTTCGTCCCCGTCGGCGGCATCGACACCGCCTCCGCCCTCGCGCACCTCGCCGCCGGGGCGGTCGCCGTGGGTGTCGGCTCACCCCTGGTCGGCGACGCCGCCAGCGGCGGAGACCTGGACGCACTGCGTGAGCGCGTCGCCCGGTGGCGCACCGCCCTGACCGAGGAGATCGCGGCATGA
- a CDS encoding SMP-30/gluconolactonase/LRE family protein, with protein MTLPAPLPGQVEVWAAGDHELGEGARWIDGRLVYVDILAGRLLEVADLPGPRTPREIARVDVPLGAVAPIGDRPGHWIAAAGTGIALLAPDGSLDWLARPEDRSPVPTRMNDGACDPHGRFWAGSMPYDGTTGAGSLYRTDPDGSVHRVLDGLTIVNGPAFDSTGDLLYVADTAAGVIHRCTLDPDGNPIGREEFTRVDAGGSPDGMTVDTDGCLWVAIWGHGAVHRYHPDGTRLATLRLPTSQPTSVCLTPSGGRLLVTTARYGLGHPADPAGSVLRVPVDASAPPARAYRQGVRGPIGGSRPPGPAIGTPGGTGEGATAARGARTASTVDNGGPLDHPVRRRPAPGVDADRHDADPVPGHHHQGPARSGC; from the coding sequence ATGACCCTCCCCGCCCCCTTGCCCGGCCAGGTCGAGGTCTGGGCCGCCGGTGACCACGAACTCGGTGAAGGCGCCCGCTGGATCGACGGACGCCTGGTGTACGTCGACATCCTCGCCGGACGGCTCCTCGAAGTCGCCGACCTCCCCGGCCCGCGAACTCCCCGCGAAATCGCCCGCGTCGATGTCCCGCTCGGCGCCGTCGCCCCGATCGGCGACCGCCCCGGACACTGGATCGCCGCCGCCGGCACCGGCATCGCCCTGCTCGCCCCGGACGGCAGCCTGGACTGGCTCGCCCGCCCCGAGGACCGCTCACCCGTCCCCACCAGGATGAACGACGGTGCCTGCGACCCGCACGGTCGCTTCTGGGCCGGCAGCATGCCCTACGACGGCACCACCGGCGCCGGATCCCTCTACCGCACCGACCCCGACGGCTCCGTCCACCGCGTCCTCGACGGCCTGACCATCGTCAACGGCCCCGCCTTCGACAGCACGGGGGACCTCCTCTACGTCGCCGACACCGCGGCCGGCGTCATCCACCGCTGCACCCTCGACCCCGATGGCAACCCCATCGGCCGCGAGGAGTTCACCCGCGTGGACGCCGGTGGCTCCCCCGACGGCATGACCGTGGACACCGACGGCTGCCTCTGGGTGGCGATCTGGGGTCACGGCGCCGTCCACCGCTACCACCCCGACGGCACCCGCCTGGCGACCCTGCGCCTGCCCACCTCCCAACCCACCTCCGTATGTCTCACACCATCCGGTGGCCGCCTGTTGGTCACCACGGCCCGCTACGGCCTCGGCCACCCGGCCGACCCGGCAGGATCGGTGCTCCGCGTTCCCGTCGACGCCTCGGCCCCGCCCGCTCGCGCCTACCGGCAGGGAGTCCGCGGACCGATCGGGGGGAGCAGGCCGCCGGGGCCGGCCATCGGAACACCGGGGGGCACCGGAGAGGGTGCCACAGCGGCACGCGGGGCTCGGACCGCGAGTACTGTCGACAATGGTGGGCCGCTTGATCATCCCGTTCGTCGACGTCCTGCACCGGGTGTCGATGCGGATCGTCACGATGCCGATCCAGTCCCAGGGCATCATCACCAAGGGCCGGCGCGTAGCGGCTGCTGA
- a CDS encoding GNAT family N-acetyltransferase produces MTAVEVARLGPGALLALGGEIRSVYAAAFGGPPWHEPAHTADDYLLRLARDARRPGFTAATAYGEDGRLIGFATAWTTPRPFPADRCYAHVSGGLGQPRTRAWLCGAREVDELAVHPDHAGRGAGAALVEEISAGVPDDRCWLLTTAAAGGPLDFYRRLGWHPVTLPEPDSGGLVVLLGPRHPGAGTAGHNGAAG; encoded by the coding sequence GTGACCGCCGTCGAGGTCGCTCGGCTCGGTCCCGGCGCGCTGCTCGCACTGGGCGGGGAGATCAGGTCGGTGTACGCGGCGGCCTTCGGCGGGCCGCCGTGGCACGAGCCCGCGCACACGGCCGACGACTACCTGCTCCGGCTCGCCCGCGACGCCCGCCGGCCCGGTTTCACCGCGGCTACGGCCTACGGGGAGGACGGCCGCCTGATCGGATTCGCCACGGCCTGGACCACCCCGCGGCCGTTTCCCGCCGACCGCTGCTATGCGCACGTCAGCGGCGGCCTCGGTCAGCCGCGCACCCGTGCCTGGCTCTGCGGGGCCCGTGAGGTCGACGAACTGGCGGTTCACCCCGACCACGCCGGCCGCGGTGCCGGAGCGGCGCTGGTGGAGGAGATCAGTGCTGGGGTCCCCGATGATCGGTGCTGGTTGCTCACCACGGCTGCCGCCGGCGGGCCGCTGGACTTCTACCGGCGGCTCGGCTGGCACCCGGTGACCCTGCCCGAGCCGGACTCCGGCGGCCTCGTGGTGCTGCTCGGCCCCCGTCATCCCGGCGCCGGCACCGCCGGGCACAACGGTGCGGCAGGGTGA
- a CDS encoding PfaD family polyunsaturated fatty acid/polyketide biosynthesis protein, producing MFANPSGITAESLGSARFRADYGLRYAYLAGSMFKGISSSRLVVAMGRAGLMGFLGTGGLSPERIEAGIREIQAQLPDGQPYGVNLLANLARPEAEEQAVDVFLRHGVRNVEAAAFVRISPSLVRWRLTGLDTGPDGRIVRPRRILAKVSRPEVAAAFLSPPPEALVKELVAAGRLTEREARLGEHIAMADDICVEADSGGHTDQGVAYALMPAMTALRDRMRTRYGYADPVGLGAAGGIGTPQAAAAAFVLGADFVVTGSVNQCTPEAGTSDSVKDLLQGLDVQDTVYAPAGDLFELGARVQVARRGLFFPARANRLYELYQRNDSLDAIDPETRRTIEQQYFGRTFEEVWQETRDHYARVDPQVLAAVEANPKQKLAMVFRWYFVHCTRLAMHGVEERRVNYQIHCGPAMGAFNQWVKGTQYEHWADRPVSVVAELIMQGAAGQLADRFAAMTGPDTAAAATTAATA from the coding sequence GTGTTCGCGAACCCGTCGGGCATCACGGCTGAGAGCCTCGGCAGCGCCCGCTTCCGGGCGGACTACGGCCTCAGGTACGCCTACCTGGCCGGCTCGATGTTCAAGGGCATCAGCTCCAGCCGGCTCGTGGTCGCCATGGGCCGGGCCGGCCTGATGGGCTTCCTCGGCACCGGCGGCCTGAGCCCCGAGCGCATCGAGGCCGGCATCCGCGAGATCCAGGCCCAGCTCCCGGACGGGCAGCCCTACGGCGTCAACCTGCTCGCCAACCTGGCCCGGCCCGAGGCCGAGGAGCAGGCCGTCGACGTCTTCCTGCGGCACGGCGTGCGCAACGTGGAGGCCGCCGCCTTCGTCAGGATCAGCCCCAGCCTGGTCCGCTGGCGCCTCACCGGCCTGGACACCGGACCCGACGGCCGCATCGTCCGACCCCGGCGGATCCTGGCCAAGGTGTCCCGTCCCGAGGTCGCCGCGGCCTTCCTCAGCCCGCCGCCCGAGGCCCTGGTCAAGGAGCTTGTGGCCGCCGGCCGGCTCACCGAACGCGAGGCCCGGCTCGGCGAGCACATCGCCATGGCCGACGACATCTGCGTCGAGGCCGACTCCGGCGGCCACACCGACCAGGGTGTCGCCTACGCCCTGATGCCCGCCATGACCGCGCTGCGCGACCGCATGCGCACGCGGTACGGCTACGCCGACCCCGTCGGCCTCGGCGCCGCCGGCGGCATCGGGACCCCGCAGGCCGCGGCGGCCGCCTTCGTGCTGGGCGCGGACTTCGTGGTGACCGGCTCGGTCAACCAGTGCACCCCCGAGGCCGGCACCAGCGACTCCGTGAAGGACCTGCTCCAGGGTCTGGACGTGCAGGACACGGTGTACGCGCCGGCCGGCGACCTGTTCGAGCTGGGCGCGCGGGTCCAGGTGGCCCGGCGCGGACTGTTCTTCCCCGCCCGCGCCAACCGGCTCTACGAGCTGTACCAGCGCAACGACTCCCTCGACGCGATCGACCCCGAGACCCGCAGGACCATCGAGCAGCAGTACTTCGGCCGCACCTTCGAGGAGGTCTGGCAGGAGACCCGCGACCACTACGCGCGGGTGGACCCGCAGGTGCTGGCCGCCGTGGAGGCCAACCCGAAGCAGAAGCTCGCCATGGTCTTCCGCTGGTACTTCGTGCACTGCACCCGGCTGGCGATGCACGGCGTCGAGGAACGGCGCGTCAACTACCAGATCCACTGCGGGCCGGCCATGGGGGCCTTCAACCAGTGGGTCAAGGGCACCCAGTACGAGCACTGGGCCGACCGACCGGTGTCCGTGGTCGCCGAGCTGATCATGCAGGGCGCGGCCGGGCAACTGGCGGACCGCTTCGCCGCCATGACCGGTCCGGACACGGCGGCAGCGGCCACGACGGCGGCCACGGCCTGA
- a CDS encoding sugar kinase produces MAGATGPEVVTVGETMAALRATGPVRLGAPMRLSVAGAEANVAIGLARLGHRVGWVGRVGDDEFGALVLRTLRAEQVDVSHAHLDAGGRPTGLLVREDRIADLVSVAYYRSGSAGSALRTAHVLPALNPGVRILHLTGITPALSPGAAEAVRAAAARAGELGITVCLDVNYRARLWSPAEARKALLPLARMADVLVASADELHLVSEDPSLPETEAVAALLAQGRSDVVITRAGDGASASTARGTVSTRARKVPVVDVVGAGDAFVAGYLSGLLDGLDAEDRLHRAATTGAFAVATCGDWEGLPVRRDLALLDQPAGTTLR; encoded by the coding sequence ATGGCAGGTGCGACAGGTCCCGAGGTCGTCACCGTCGGGGAGACCATGGCCGCCCTGCGGGCCACCGGCCCGGTCAGGCTCGGAGCGCCGATGCGGCTGTCCGTCGCGGGCGCGGAGGCCAACGTCGCCATCGGCCTGGCCAGGCTCGGGCACCGGGTCGGCTGGGTCGGACGCGTCGGCGACGACGAGTTCGGCGCCCTCGTGCTGCGCACACTGCGCGCGGAGCAGGTCGACGTCAGCCACGCGCACCTCGACGCCGGCGGTCGGCCCACGGGCCTGCTGGTCCGCGAGGACCGGATCGCCGACCTGGTCAGCGTCGCCTACTACCGCTCGGGATCGGCCGGATCGGCCCTTCGGACCGCCCACGTCCTGCCCGCCCTGAACCCCGGCGTCCGCATCCTCCACCTGACCGGGATCACGCCCGCGCTGAGCCCCGGCGCCGCCGAGGCCGTCCGCGCGGCAGCCGCCAGGGCCGGGGAACTCGGCATCACCGTCTGCCTCGACGTCAACTACCGCGCCCGCCTGTGGTCGCCGGCCGAGGCGAGGAAGGCCCTGCTGCCACTGGCCCGGATGGCCGACGTGCTGGTCGCCTCCGCCGACGAACTGCACCTGGTCTCCGAGGACCCGTCCCTGCCCGAGACCGAGGCGGTCGCCGCGCTGCTCGCCCAGGGGCGCAGCGACGTGGTGATCACCCGCGCCGGCGACGGCGCGAGCGCCAGCACCGCGCGCGGTACCGTCAGCACGCGGGCGCGCAAGGTGCCCGTCGTCGATGTCGTCGGCGCCGGCGACGCGTTCGTCGCGGGCTACCTCTCCGGCCTGCTCGACGGGCTCGACGCCGAGGACCGCCTCCACCGGGCCGCCACCACCGGCGCCTTCGCCGTCGCCACCTGCGGTGACTGGGAAGGCCTGCCCGTCCGCCGCGACCTCGCCCTCCTCGATCAGCCCGCCGGCACCACCCTTCGCTAG
- a CDS encoding FadR/GntR family transcriptional regulator, whose product MNHPVRGLHRQAVEVIGERIIRGVVAPGASIHPDQIEQELGVSKTVVREALRVLASKGLIDSRQKRGTFVRPRSDWNLLDSDLLRWQGSGIPDETFLDNLGEVRGIVEPAGARLAAERRDEADLAALEAALDRMADAGGDADAVIEADLAFHRALLAAAHNELLTRMEVVIEAGLRVRDHIVHGADHWADAVPAHRAVLDAVRAREPETAARAVHDLLAQAATDLHELMDDADRGESG is encoded by the coding sequence GTGAACCACCCGGTACGAGGTCTGCACCGACAGGCCGTCGAGGTCATCGGCGAGCGGATCATCCGTGGCGTGGTCGCCCCGGGTGCCTCGATCCACCCCGACCAGATCGAGCAGGAGCTCGGCGTCAGCAAGACCGTCGTCCGCGAGGCGCTGCGGGTCCTGGCGTCCAAGGGACTGATCGACTCCCGCCAGAAGCGCGGCACCTTCGTCAGACCGCGCTCCGACTGGAACCTGCTGGACAGCGACCTGCTGCGCTGGCAGGGCTCGGGCATCCCCGACGAGACCTTCCTCGACAACCTCGGCGAGGTCCGCGGGATCGTCGAGCCGGCCGGAGCCCGCCTGGCCGCCGAGCGCCGTGACGAGGCCGACCTCGCCGCGCTGGAGGCCGCCCTCGACCGGATGGCGGACGCGGGCGGCGACGCCGACGCCGTGATCGAAGCCGACCTCGCGTTCCACCGCGCGCTGCTCGCCGCCGCCCACAACGAGCTCCTCACCCGCATGGAAGTGGTGATCGAGGCAGGCCTGCGCGTGCGCGACCACATCGTGCACGGCGCCGACCACTGGGCCGACGCCGTACCCGCCCACCGGGCCGTCCTCGACGCCGTGCGCGCGCGGGAACCGGAGACGGCCGCCCGCGCCGTCCACGACCTGCTCGCCCAGGCCGCCACCGACCTCCACGAGCTGATGGACGACGCCGACCGCGGAGAGAGCGGATGA